The Calliphora vicina chromosome 3, idCalVici1.1, whole genome shotgun sequence genome contains a region encoding:
- the LOC135954489 gene encoding isovaleryl-CoA dehydrogenase, mitochondrial — translation MALRLAAKSLGNHLTRKFIVGPQSAAANRCMSHYPINDHIFGLDEDKQKLRETAFSFFQKELAPYAKDIDKNDDFPEIRNFWKKMGDLGFLGITAEPEFGGTGGSYLDHCIIMEEISRAAGGIALSYGAHSNLCVNQLTKNGTPEQKEQYLPKLCNGEHIGGLAMSEPGAGSDVVSMKLKAERKGDYYVLNGTKFWITNGSVADTLIVYAKTGTSPADGHGITAFIIDTASEGFSVAQKLDKLGMRGSPTCELVFQDLKVPAKNILGKVNKGVYVLMSGLDFERLVLAAGPVGLMQAAIDTSFEYAHQRKQKQLIGEFQLMQGKMADMYTTLSACRSYLYSVARACDDGHNSSKDCAGVILYCAEKATQVALESIQILGGNGYINEYPTGRIMRDAKLYEIGAGTSEVRRWLIGRQLNMEYK, via the exons ATGGCTTTGCGTTTAGCAGCAAAATCCTTGGGCAACCATTTGACCCGTAAATTTATTGTTGGCCCCCAAAGTGCCGCTGCTAACAGATGCATGTCCCATTATCCTATTAATGATCACATTTTTGGTTTGGATGAGGATAAACAGAAGTTGAGAGAAACTGCTTTTAGCTTTTTCCAAAAGGAATTGGCTCCTTATGCCAAGGATATAGATAAGAACGATGATTTTCc agAAATTCGTAATTTCTGGAAGAAAATGGGCGACTTGGGTTTCTTAGGCATTACTGCTGAACCAGAATTTGGTGGTACTGGTGGTTCTTATTTGGATCATTGTATCATTATGGAGGAAATTTCCAG agctGCTGGTGGCATTGCTTTGTCTTATGGTGCCCATTCCAATTTGTGTGTCAACCAATTGACTAAGAATGGCACTCCTGAACAGAAAGAACAGTACTTGCCTAAGTTATGTAATGGCGAGCATATCGGAGGCTTGGCCATGTCTGAACCAGGCGCCGGTTCTGATGTTGTTTCCATGAAACTAAAGGCTGAACGTAAAGGTGACTACTATGTGTTGAATGGCACCAAATTCTGGATTACCAATGGTTCGGTGGCCGATACCTTAATTGTTTATGCCAAAACCGGCACTAGTCCAGCCGATGGTCATGGTATTACCGCATTCATTATTGATACTGCCTCCGAAGGTTTCAGTGTTGCCCAAAAACTTGACAAATTGGGCATGCGTGGTAGTCCCACTTGTGAACTTGTTTTCCAAGACTTGAAAGTACcagccaaaaatattttgggcAAAGTAAATAAGGGTGTGTATGTGTTAATGTCTGGTTTGGACTTTGAACGTCTTGTGTTGGCCGCCGGTCCAGTAGGTCTAATGCAGGCTGCCATTGACACCTCATTCGAGTATGCCCATCAGCGTAAGCAAAAGCAATTGATTGGTGAATTCCAACTTATGCAAGGAAAAATGGCTGATATGTATACAACCTTAAGCGCCTGTCGTTCATATTTGTACAGTGTTGCGCGTGCCTGTGATGACGGTCACAACAGTTCCAAGGACTGTGCTGGTGTTATTTTGTATTGTGCCGAAAAGGCTACACAAGTTGCTTTGGAATCCATACAGATTTTGGGCGGCAACGGCTACATCAACGAATATCCCACTGGTCGTATTATGCGTGATGCTAAACTGTATGAAATTGGTGCTGGTACCTCCGAAGTTAGACGTTGGCTAATTGGTCGTCAATTGAATATGGAATACAAGTGA